In Dolichospermum flos-aquae CCAP 1403/13F, the following proteins share a genomic window:
- the alaS gene encoding alanine--tRNA ligase yields MSSNPQYLSGNDIRQLFLDFYSQRGHQPLPSASLVPEDPTVLLTIAGMLPFKPIFLGQRTPEFKRATTSQKCIRTNDIENVGRTHRHHTFFEMLGNFSFGDYFKPQAIAWGWELSTQVFGFSPQNLVVSVFEDDDEAFAIWRDTIGVNEKRIKRMGADDNFWVSGATGPCGPCSEIYYDFHPERGEDHIDLEDDTRFIEFYNLVFMQYNRDAAGNLTPLQNKNIDTGMGLERMAQILQRKPNNYETDLIFPIIETAAKIAKIDYHQSDENTKVSLKVIGDHVRSVVHMIADEIRASNVGRGYVLRRLIRRVVRHGRLIGISGEFINQVAETAISLSESIYPNLRQRETAIKAELQREESNFLRTLDRGEKLLAEIIQEVKQKGLTSINGESAFTLYDTYGFPLELTQEVAEENNITVDVDGFNAEMQKQVERAKAAHETIDLTVQGSLDKLAEHIHSTEFIGYNQLTTTAKIEVLLVAGVSEEAAEAGTEVQIVLDKTPFYAESGGQIGDKGYISGDGVLVRIEDVKKESDFFIHFGRIERGTIRIGDEITAQIDTACRRRAQANHTATHLLQAALKKVVDEGISQAGSLVSFDRLRFDFNCPRALTGEEVIQIEELVNSWISEAHGATIEEMPIAEAKAKGAVAMFGEKYGNQVRVIDFPGVSMELCGGTHVNNTAEIGVFKIIAEAGVASGVRRIEAVSGAAVLDYLNVRDIVVKDLCDRFKVRPEEIPDRITTLQTELRNNEKEIQSLKSQIAIVKSDSLLQTAETIGEHKIIIAQMEDIDAESLKDAAERLLQKIGNGAVVLGSVPEAGKVSIVAAFSPEVNKKGVQAGKFVGTIAKICGGGGGGKPNLAQAGGRDASKLPEALETAKNDLLAALK; encoded by the coding sequence ATGTCTTCAAATCCTCAGTATCTTAGCGGTAACGATATTCGTCAATTATTCCTTGATTTCTACAGCCAACGGGGACACCAACCGCTTCCGAGTGCTTCTCTTGTTCCCGAAGATCCAACTGTGCTGCTAACTATTGCAGGTATGTTACCATTTAAGCCGATATTCCTGGGACAGCGGACACCGGAATTTAAACGCGCTACGACTTCGCAAAAATGTATTCGTACCAATGATATCGAAAATGTGGGACGCACTCACCGCCATCATACATTTTTTGAGATGTTGGGGAATTTTAGCTTTGGTGATTATTTTAAACCACAGGCGATCGCTTGGGGTTGGGAATTATCCACGCAAGTCTTTGGTTTCTCCCCCCAGAATCTCGTTGTCAGCGTGTTTGAAGACGACGACGAAGCTTTTGCAATTTGGCGCGATACTATTGGTGTAAATGAAAAACGCATCAAACGCATGGGTGCAGATGATAATTTCTGGGTTTCTGGTGCTACTGGTCCCTGTGGTCCTTGTTCGGAAATTTATTATGATTTTCACCCAGAACGCGGTGAAGATCATATTGATTTAGAAGATGATACCCGATTTATCGAGTTTTATAACTTGGTATTTATGCAATATAATCGGGATGCTGCTGGTAATTTAACCCCGTTACAAAACAAGAATATTGACACGGGAATGGGTTTGGAAAGAATGGCGCAAATCCTGCAAAGGAAGCCGAATAATTATGAAACAGATTTGATCTTCCCGATTATTGAAACAGCAGCGAAAATTGCCAAAATTGATTATCATCAAAGTGATGAAAATACAAAAGTTTCTTTAAAGGTAATTGGTGATCATGTCCGTTCTGTGGTTCACATGATTGCTGATGAAATTCGCGCTTCTAATGTGGGTAGGGGTTACGTTTTACGGCGTTTAATTCGTCGCGTCGTCAGACATGGGAGATTAATCGGAATTTCTGGAGAATTTATTAACCAAGTTGCAGAAACCGCCATTTCTCTTTCGGAATCAATTTACCCCAATTTGCGACAAAGAGAAACTGCAATTAAAGCCGAATTACAAAGAGAAGAAAGTAACTTCTTGAGAACTCTTGATAGAGGAGAAAAACTATTAGCTGAAATTATCCAAGAGGTAAAACAAAAAGGATTAACTTCTATTAATGGTGAAAGTGCTTTTACTCTCTATGATACCTACGGTTTCCCATTGGAATTAACCCAAGAAGTTGCAGAAGAAAATAACATTACTGTTGATGTTGATGGTTTCAATGCAGAAATGCAAAAACAAGTAGAACGTGCAAAAGCTGCACATGAAACTATTGATTTAACTGTTCAAGGTTCTTTGGATAAACTTGCAGAACATATTCACTCTACAGAATTTATCGGTTATAACCAATTAACAACAACTGCAAAAATCGAAGTTTTATTAGTTGCTGGTGTTTCCGAAGAAGCAGCAGAAGCAGGAACAGAAGTGCAAATTGTTTTAGATAAAACTCCATTTTACGCTGAATCTGGGGGACAAATTGGCGATAAAGGATATATTTCTGGTGATGGTGTTTTAGTCAGAATTGAAGATGTGAAAAAAGAATCTGATTTCTTTATTCATTTCGGACGCATTGAAAGGGGAACAATTAGAATTGGTGATGAAATTACCGCGCAAATAGATACCGCTTGTCGTCGTCGCGCTCAAGCTAATCATACAGCAACTCATTTATTACAAGCTGCTTTAAAGAAAGTTGTTGATGAAGGAATTTCTCAAGCGGGTTCTTTGGTTTCTTTTGATAGATTGCGCTTTGATTTTAACTGTCCCCGCGCTTTAACCGGTGAGGAAGTTATCCAAATTGAAGAATTAGTAAATAGTTGGATTTCCGAAGCTCATGGTGCTACAATCGAGGAGATGCCCATAGCAGAAGCAAAAGCGAAAGGTGCAGTAGCAATGTTTGGGGAAAAGTACGGTAATCAAGTGCGCGTGATTGATTTTCCTGGCGTTTCGATGGAATTATGTGGGGGAACTCATGTTAATAATACTGCGGAAATAGGCGTTTTCAAAATCATTGCTGAAGCCGGAGTTGCTTCTGGGGTGAGAAGAATAGAAGCTGTTTCTGGGGCTGCGGTATTGGATTATTTGAATGTGCGTGATATAGTTGTAAAGGATTTGTGCGATCGCTTCAAGGTAAGACCAGAAGAAATACCCGACAGAATCACCACTTTACAAACTGAACTCCGCAACAACGAAAAAGAAATTCAAAGTCTGAAATCACAGATAGCAATTGTCAAATCTGACAGCTTATTACAAACTGCGGAAACAATCGGAGAACACAAAATCATTATCGCCCAAATGGAAGATATTGACGCAGAATCATTAAAAGACGCTGCGGAAAGATTGCTGCAAAAAATCGGTAATGGTGCTGTGGTTTTAGGTTCAGTTCCCGAAGCAGGGAAAGTAAGTATCGTTGCAGCATTTAGTCCCGAAGTTAATAAAAAAGGTGTCCAAGCTGGAAAATTTGTGGGAACTATAGCGAAAATCTGTGGAGGTGGTGGTGGTGGAAAACCCAACCTCGCGCAAGCTGGGGGAAGAGATGCAAGTAAGTTACCAGAAGCATTAGAAACTGCGAAAAATGATTTATTAGCAGCGTTGAAATAG
- a CDS encoding type II toxin-antitoxin system HicA family toxin: MPKKIRELKSLLKKAGFIYRCAKGSHTRWYHPLLPEDPITISGKDGDDAKLYIEKEVNEKLAKLKSIQEEESEE; this comes from the coding sequence ATGCCGAAAAAAATCAGAGAATTAAAAAGTTTACTCAAAAAAGCTGGGTTTATTTACCGTTGTGCAAAAGGAAGTCATACCCGTTGGTATCATCCTTTATTACCAGAAGATCCTATTACCATCTCTGGCAAAGATGGAGATGATGCTAAACTATATATAGAAAAAGAAGTTAACGAAAAATTAGCTAAATTAAAATCAATTCAAGAGGAGGAGTCAGAAGAATGA
- a CDS encoding type II toxin-antitoxin system HicB family antitoxin → MNLPYTIIIQWSSEDKCYLVHLPEFPTQKYHTHGDTYEEAVKNAQEVIEMLIAEYQEYGKPLPLAKSLEQLINVA, encoded by the coding sequence ATGAATTTACCTTATACTATCATTATTCAATGGAGTAGTGAAGATAAATGTTATTTAGTTCATTTACCTGAATTTCCTACTCAAAAATATCATACTCATGGTGATACTTATGAAGAAGCTGTGAAAAATGCTCAGGAAGTGATAGAAATGTTAATTGCTGAATATCAAGAATATGGAAAGCCTTTACCTTTAGCTAAATCTTTAGAACAATTGATTAATGTAGCTTAA
- a CDS encoding ammonium transporter yields the protein MNKRIRPLYRLLALAIGSMVLAIFAPTVVHAADPVTLESLDATTKQLQISIDTTWVLLTGFLVFFMQTGFSMLEAGLLRRRGVVNALLENFVDAAVTILIWWGVGFGIAFGTSAGGLIGTDTFFLSQLPVNGTFTNGGVPGIASGLNAYTLFFFQFAFAATASTITTGAMAGRTDFIGDLIYSAIMAAFSYPVVVHWVWNSSGWLAKIGFHDFAGSTVVHTVGGWTALVGAFLLGPRPGRTPWGQIPPAHNLGLAALGTMILWFGWYGFNPGSTLGTGNPGLIGLITLNTSLGAGAGALAAMFYQYSRSRKWDLVYCLNGSLAGLVGITAGCAFIAPWAAVVIGLTGGILVVLGIDIIEACKIDDPAGAFSVHGINGMMGTLAVGFLGQPELTLNKKAGLFLGGGFDLLGVQILGVVAVSVFTLGFAFLMFTGLNAIGKLRVNPEADKVGIDNYEHGATVWSDFHAVEELLEKEKNHSKNPQVSP from the coding sequence ATGAATAAACGTATTCGCCCCTTATATCGCCTTCTAGCACTAGCTATAGGTTCAATGGTCTTGGCAATTTTCGCGCCCACAGTTGTCCATGCCGCAGATCCTGTGACACTGGAATCATTAGACGCAACAACCAAACAATTACAAATTTCCATTGATACTACCTGGGTACTACTCACAGGCTTTTTAGTATTCTTCATGCAGACTGGATTTTCGATGTTAGAGGCAGGTTTGCTGCGCCGAAGAGGTGTAGTAAATGCCCTATTGGAAAACTTTGTTGATGCGGCTGTCACCATTCTCATCTGGTGGGGTGTGGGCTTTGGCATCGCTTTTGGTACAAGTGCTGGTGGGCTTATTGGTACAGACACTTTTTTCTTAAGTCAATTACCAGTTAACGGTACTTTTACTAATGGTGGTGTACCAGGAATAGCTTCAGGACTCAATGCTTATACTTTGTTCTTCTTTCAGTTTGCCTTTGCGGCTACTGCCAGTACAATTACTACCGGGGCAATGGCTGGGAGAACGGACTTTATCGGTGATTTAATTTATAGTGCCATCATGGCTGCATTCAGCTATCCCGTAGTTGTACATTGGGTATGGAACTCCAGTGGCTGGTTAGCGAAAATTGGTTTTCATGACTTTGCTGGTAGTACGGTAGTTCACACCGTTGGGGGTTGGACAGCTTTAGTTGGTGCTTTTTTACTTGGACCCCGCCCTGGACGAACTCCTTGGGGGCAGATTCCTCCAGCCCATAACTTAGGTTTGGCAGCTTTGGGAACGATGATTCTCTGGTTTGGCTGGTATGGCTTTAACCCCGGTTCAACCCTTGGTACTGGTAATCCTGGCTTAATTGGTTTAATCACCCTGAATACGTCCCTGGGGGCTGGTGCTGGGGCGTTAGCGGCGATGTTTTATCAATATAGTCGTTCACGTAAATGGGATTTAGTCTATTGTCTGAATGGTTCTTTGGCAGGTTTGGTAGGTATTACCGCTGGTTGTGCTTTTATAGCACCTTGGGCGGCGGTTGTGATTGGTTTAACTGGGGGAATTTTAGTAGTTTTGGGTATTGATATTATTGAAGCGTGCAAAATTGATGATCCTGCGGGAGCATTTTCTGTTCATGGTATTAATGGCATGATGGGTACACTGGCAGTTGGTTTTTTAGGTCAACCAGAACTGACTTTGAATAAAAAAGCTGGACTGTTTTTAGGTGGTGGTTTTGATTTGCTGGGTGTGCAGATTTTGGGCGTAGTCGCAGTATCAGTTTTCACTCTTGGTTTTGCCTTTTTAATGTTTACTGGACTCAATGCTATTGGTAAGCTGCGTGTTAATCCTGAAGCTGATAAGGTGGGGATTGATAACTATGAACACGGTGCAACTGTCTGGTCTGATTTTCATGCAGTTGAGGAGCTTTTAGAGAAGGAAAAAAATCACTCCAAAAATCCTCAAGTAAGTCCGTAG